In a single window of the Gemmatimonadota bacterium genome:
- a CDS encoding DEAD/DEAH box helicase encodes MTTFKDLGLSASLVEALTTLGYEEPTPIQAESIPALLEGRDLLGQAATGTGKTAAFALPLLQRLASTPPVANRPALLVLVPTRELAMQVAEAFHRYGKALGTSVVPIYGGQAFDQQIRILRRGVHVVAATPGRALDHIRRGTLDLGGLTAVVLDEADEMLDMGFADELEAILDAAPSVRQTALFSATLPPRIAKIAERHLNNPLRVNVARTEPLAGEAPKVRQTAYLVARPQKIAALGRILDLEAPTLALVFCRTRTEVDSLHETLGGHGYRAEALHGGMTQEARDRVMKRTRSGAVDLLVATDVAARGLDIDQLSHVVNFNVPESPAAYVHRIGRTGRAGREGVAITLVEPREHRLLRNIEASTRQRVTMAQLPTFLDVQAKRIGLTATSISEAIVAGESEPYRVVVESLSENHDLMEIAMAAIQLAHERGPGAGSKEDQAMDLTPPPAPKGMPREKRAKAAGMSRIYIGAGRKQNLRPADLVGAIVNEAKMPAAEIGAIEITDRFSLVEVPEERIIDVIAALRASTIKGKKLTVRRDLAGGR; translated from the coding sequence ATGACGACTTTCAAGGACCTCGGCCTCTCCGCTTCGCTGGTCGAGGCACTGACCACCCTCGGCTACGAAGAGCCGACGCCGATTCAGGCAGAATCGATCCCCGCCCTGCTTGAGGGCCGCGACCTCCTCGGCCAGGCGGCGACGGGCACCGGCAAGACCGCCGCCTTCGCCCTCCCGCTGCTGCAGCGGCTCGCCAGCACCCCGCCGGTCGCCAACCGTCCGGCGCTGCTGGTGCTGGTGCCGACGCGCGAGCTGGCCATGCAGGTCGCCGAAGCGTTCCACCGCTACGGCAAGGCGCTCGGTACGTCGGTGGTGCCGATCTATGGCGGTCAAGCCTTCGACCAGCAGATCCGCATCCTCCGCCGCGGCGTGCACGTCGTCGCTGCGACGCCTGGCCGCGCACTCGACCATATCCGTCGCGGCACCCTCGACCTGGGCGGGTTGACGGCCGTGGTGCTCGACGAAGCGGACGAGATGCTCGACATGGGTTTCGCCGACGAACTCGAGGCGATCCTCGACGCCGCACCCTCGGTGCGGCAGACCGCACTCTTCTCGGCCACGCTGCCGCCGCGCATCGCAAAGATCGCCGAGCGCCATCTCAACAATCCGCTGCGGGTGAACGTCGCCCGCACCGAGCCGTTGGCCGGTGAAGCTCCGAAGGTCCGGCAGACCGCGTACCTGGTGGCACGGCCGCAGAAGATCGCCGCGCTGGGGCGCATCCTCGACCTCGAGGCGCCGACGCTCGCGCTGGTGTTCTGCCGCACGCGCACCGAGGTCGACTCGCTGCACGAAACGCTCGGCGGCCACGGCTACCGCGCCGAGGCGCTGCACGGCGGCATGACGCAGGAAGCGCGCGACCGCGTGATGAAGCGGACGCGCAGCGGCGCGGTGGACCTGCTCGTCGCGACCGACGTCGCCGCACGCGGCCTCGACATCGACCAGCTCTCGCACGTCGTCAACTTCAATGTCCCCGAGTCGCCGGCGGCGTACGTGCACCGGATCGGCCGGACCGGTCGCGCCGGTCGCGAGGGCGTGGCGATCACGCTGGTCGAGCCGCGCGAGCATCGTCTCCTCCGCAACATCGAAGCATCGACGCGGCAGCGCGTCACGATGGCGCAGCTGCCGACCTTCCTCGATGTGCAGGCGAAGCGGATCGGGCTGACGGCCACCTCGATCAGCGAGGCGATCGTTGCCGGCGAGAGCGAGCCGTATCGCGTGGTGGTGGAGAGCCTGAGCGAAAATCACGACCTGATGGAGATCGCGATGGCGGCGATCCAACTGGCGCACGAGCGCGGACCCGGCGCGGGGTCGAAGGAAGACCAGGCGATGGACCTCACGCCGCCGCCGGCGCCGAAGGGGATGCCGCGCGAGAAGCGCGCGAAGGCGGCCGGGATGTCGCGGATCTACATCGGCGCCGGACGGAAGCAGAACCTGCGCCCCGCCGACCTGGTCGGCGCGATCGTGAACGAGGCGAAGATGCCGGCTGCCGAGATCGGTGCGATCGAAATCACCGATCGCTTCTCGCTGGTGGAGGTGCCGGAGGAGCGCATCATCGACGTGATTGCCGCGCTCCGCGCCAGCACCATCAAGGGGAAGAAGCTGACGGTGCGCCGCGACCTGGCCGGCGGACGCTAG
- a CDS encoding beta-lactamase family protein, which translates to MTRSIRLAVLVVLLAQPLTAQTLPKPAAVRRIADSLAAAFVTSGGAPSVAVAMVRGTDTLAFGAWGKADLENSVAATTRSVYRIGSVTKQFTAAAVMQLVEQGRIAVDDSIGAQLPTLPAAWRGVTIRQLLNHTSGIPSYTDLGQPWFRRFAEEMTPDTLVALTAAKPLDFAPGTKWKYNNTGYVVLGMLIEKLTGHAWAADMRERFAVPYGLDDTQACLTAPVIFRRVHGYEREKTAWINTVFLHMSQPYAAGSMCSTIGDLTKWNAALHGGKVVSAASYEMMTTPSGAAATGALPYGFGLGRAMMGERVVITHGGGIPGFITSNAWIPSLQLSITVLTNSGSAKPDDLMRMLARAAVGAPLVMTPPAPAPKKP; encoded by the coding sequence ATGACGCGATCCATCCGACTGGCAGTGCTGGTTGTGCTCCTGGCGCAGCCACTCACCGCCCAGACCCTGCCGAAGCCGGCCGCCGTGCGCCGGATTGCCGATTCGCTGGCGGCGGCGTTCGTGACGTCGGGCGGGGCGCCGAGCGTCGCCGTCGCGATGGTGCGCGGCACCGATACCCTCGCCTTCGGGGCCTGGGGGAAGGCCGATCTGGAGAACAGCGTCGCGGCGACGACACGATCGGTCTACCGGATTGGTTCGGTCACCAAGCAATTCACCGCCGCGGCCGTGATGCAGCTGGTGGAACAGGGGAGGATCGCCGTCGATGACTCGATCGGGGCGCAGCTGCCGACGCTCCCGGCGGCGTGGCGCGGCGTCACGATTCGACAGCTTCTCAACCACACGTCCGGCATCCCGTCCTACACCGATCTCGGGCAGCCGTGGTTCCGGCGCTTCGCGGAGGAGATGACTCCCGACACGCTGGTGGCGCTCACGGCGGCCAAGCCGCTCGACTTTGCGCCGGGCACCAAGTGGAAATACAACAACACCGGCTACGTCGTCCTCGGGATGCTGATCGAGAAGCTCACCGGGCATGCATGGGCCGCAGACATGCGTGAGCGCTTCGCCGTGCCGTACGGGCTCGACGACACGCAGGCCTGCCTCACCGCGCCGGTCATCTTCCGCCGTGTGCATGGCTACGAGCGCGAGAAGACCGCGTGGATCAACACCGTCTTCCTGCACATGTCGCAGCCATACGCGGCCGGCTCGATGTGCTCGACGATCGGCGACCTGACCAAGTGGAATGCGGCATTGCATGGTGGCAAGGTCGTGTCGGCGGCGTCGTATGAGATGATGACGACACCGAGCGGCGCCGCCGCGACCGGTGCGCTCCCCTACGGCTTCGGGCTGGGCCGAGCGATGATGGGGGAACGGGTGGTGATCACGCACGGGGGCGGCATTCCGGGCTTCATCACCTCCAATGCCTGGATCCCGTCGCTGCAGCTCTCGATCACGGTGCTCACGAATTCCGGGTCGGCGAAGCCGGACGACTTGATGCGCATGCTGGCCCGCGCCGCCGTGGGGGCGCCGTTGGTGATGACGCCGCCCGCGCCGGCCCCGAAGAAGCCATGA
- a CDS encoding FKBP-type peptidyl-prolyl cis-trans isomerase → MAGAGLPEELAPILGVREDSLRRTPRGVFYDEVVVGGGEEVRRGDSVAVHFVGYLANGTPVTQSPKEPFRFRLGTGRVVDGWEDGLVGMRVGGRRMLVIPAALGYGAKGSGPIPPNATLVFDVMVVERK, encoded by the coding sequence ATGGCGGGTGCCGGCTTGCCGGAAGAATTGGCGCCGATCCTCGGCGTGCGCGAGGACTCGCTGCGACGCACGCCGCGCGGGGTGTTCTATGACGAAGTGGTGGTCGGGGGTGGCGAGGAAGTGCGTCGGGGCGACAGCGTGGCGGTCCACTTCGTCGGCTATCTGGCGAATGGGACACCCGTGACGCAGTCGCCGAAGGAGCCGTTCCGCTTTCGGTTGGGCACCGGGCGGGTGGTCGACGGTTGGGAGGACGGGCTGGTGGGAATGCGGGTCGGCGGGCGACGGATGCTGGTGATCCCTGCCGCCCTTGGCTATGGGGCCAAGGGGAGTGGGCCGATCCCGCCCAATGCGACGCTGGTGTTTGACGTGATGGTGGTGGAACGGAAGTGA
- a CDS encoding GreA/GreB family elongation factor, which translates to MIREMREKLGKEITELSHELAVTLPQAIATAVEMGDLRENSEYKSALERQQFVQARLGQLHQRLNQLSQLADTEAPLNKVGLGSKVKVEDVGSGEIEEYTLVLAEMMDIDAGHISLASPLGRALKDREVGEEVTLQLPTMRRSLRVLELVTIHAMVTPE; encoded by the coding sequence ATGATTCGTGAAATGCGGGAGAAGCTCGGCAAGGAGATCACGGAACTGAGCCATGAGCTCGCCGTGACCCTGCCGCAGGCCATCGCCACGGCCGTCGAAATGGGCGATCTCCGCGAGAACTCCGAGTACAAGTCGGCTCTCGAACGGCAGCAGTTCGTGCAGGCGCGGCTCGGCCAGCTCCACCAGCGCCTCAACCAGCTGTCCCAGCTGGCCGACACCGAAGCCCCGCTGAACAAGGTCGGCCTTGGCTCCAAGGTGAAGGTCGAGGACGTCGGCAGCGGTGAGATCGAGGAATACACCCTGGTCCTCGCCGAGATGATGGACATCGACGCCGGGCATATCTCGCTGGCCTCACCCCTCGGCCGGGCCCTCAAGGACCGTGAAGTCGGCGAGGAAGTGACCCTGCAGCTGCCCACCATGCGCCGGTCGCTCCGCGTCCTCGAACTGGTGACGATTCACGCGATGGTCACGCCGGAGTAA
- a CDS encoding D-alanyl-D-alanine carboxypeptidase family protein produces MRVVALLLALAACAHAAPQATQPNTAAQVIAADSVARRQLAAVAQVAPSIRQEVRYATRNNFTGEVLPGYGVAVVLLRREAAEALGRVQARLAAKGMGLKIWDGYRPVRATLAMVAWCERTGQTKLLDDGYIARRSRHNQGVAVDLTLVELGSGREFDMGTPFDEFSARSHTANATGVVAANRQLLVQAMAAEGFTNYVDEWWHFSFAVPDAVPYDLPLERW; encoded by the coding sequence ATGCGTGTTGTGGCACTTTTGCTGGCGCTCGCGGCGTGCGCCCATGCGGCTCCTCAGGCCACCCAGCCCAATACGGCAGCCCAGGTGATCGCGGCCGACTCGGTGGCGCGGCGCCAGCTGGCGGCCGTCGCCCAGGTGGCCCCCAGCATCCGCCAGGAGGTGCGCTACGCGACCCGAAACAACTTCACCGGTGAAGTATTGCCGGGATATGGCGTCGCGGTGGTCCTGCTCCGGCGAGAGGCCGCCGAGGCGCTCGGCCGGGTGCAGGCCCGGCTCGCCGCGAAAGGGATGGGGCTCAAGATCTGGGACGGCTACCGACCGGTCCGGGCGACCTTGGCCATGGTGGCGTGGTGTGAACGGACCGGGCAGACGAAGCTGCTGGACGATGGTTACATCGCGAGACGTTCCCGGCACAATCAGGGGGTCGCCGTGGACCTGACCCTCGTGGAACTGGGCTCGGGGCGCGAATTCGATATGGGAACACCATTTGATGAGTTCTCTGCCCGATCGCACACCGCCAACGCGACGGGCGTGGTGGCGGCCAACCGGCAGTTGCTGGTGCAGGCGATGGCGGCCGAAGGATTCACGAATTACGTCGACGAATGGTGGCATTTCTCGTTCGCCGTGCCCGACGCGGTCCCCTACGACCTGCCACTGGAGCGGTGGTAG
- the coxB gene encoding cytochrome c oxidase subunit II, translated as MIRHLRISSRRHLPLLLLGLVAVTLTGCLDASQYPQSTLTPKGDYAEMVDKLFRTTLWLATLVFIVVEAGLLWAIFKFRGKPDDAEPKQVHGSTTVEIIWTVIPALVLAVVAVPTVQTIFETAKVPAASPDGQAPLRVDVVGHQWWWEFRYPELGITTANQLHVPVGRTVDLRMKTVDVLHSFWIPQFAGKRDVFPNRETRLWFTAKETGAFPGACAEFCGIQHGRMDFYVMVNTPEEFAGWVATRQTDSLLGPTGLPKPPAAPVVDTTAKAGKGDVVVATAPAMPVAPAAMADPKVAEGEKYFASKGCIGCHSLNSVGAPKGMIGPNLGGIGVRKMIAGGWLPNTDENLHRWIKTPQLVKTGVLMQVPEMTDAEVDALVAYLRTKQ; from the coding sequence TTGATCCGACACCTGCGCATTTCGTCGCGGCGTCACCTCCCCCTGCTCCTCCTCGGCCTCGTCGCCGTCACCCTGACTGGGTGCCTCGACGCCAGCCAATATCCCCAGTCGACGCTGACGCCGAAGGGCGACTACGCGGAGATGGTGGACAAACTCTTCCGAACAACGCTCTGGCTTGCGACGCTGGTTTTCATCGTCGTCGAGGCGGGATTGCTGTGGGCGATCTTCAAGTTTCGCGGCAAGCCCGATGACGCCGAGCCGAAGCAGGTGCACGGCAGCACGACGGTGGAGATCATCTGGACGGTGATCCCGGCGCTGGTGCTGGCGGTGGTCGCCGTGCCGACGGTGCAGACGATCTTCGAGACGGCGAAGGTGCCGGCCGCTTCGCCGGACGGGCAGGCGCCGCTCCGGGTTGACGTGGTGGGCCACCAGTGGTGGTGGGAGTTCCGCTACCCGGAGCTCGGCATCACCACGGCCAACCAGCTGCATGTGCCGGTGGGGCGTACGGTGGATCTCCGGATGAAGACGGTGGACGTGCTGCACTCCTTCTGGATTCCGCAGTTCGCCGGCAAGCGCGACGTCTTCCCGAATCGCGAGACGCGGCTCTGGTTCACGGCGAAGGAGACGGGGGCATTCCCCGGCGCCTGCGCCGAGTTCTGCGGCATCCAACACGGCCGGATGGACTTCTACGTGATGGTCAACACGCCCGAGGAATTCGCCGGGTGGGTTGCCACGCGCCAGACCGACTCGTTGCTCGGGCCGACCGGGTTGCCGAAGCCGCCCGCTGCGCCGGTCGTCGACACGACCGCGAAGGCCGGCAAGGGTGACGTGGTGGTGGCTACCGCGCCGGCGATGCCGGTGGCGCCCGCCGCGATGGCGGATCCGAAGGTCGCCGAGGGCGAGAAGTACTTCGCCTCAAAGGGTTGCATCGGCTGTCACTCGCTCAATTCCGTCGGCGCGCCGAAGGGGATGATCGGCCCGAATCTGGGCGGGATCGGCGTCCGGAAGATGATCGCCGGCGGTTGGCTGCCGAACACTGACGAGAACTTGCATCGCTGGATCAAGACCCCGCAGCTGGTGAAGACCGGGGTGCTGATGCAGGTGCCCGAGATGACCGACGCCGAGGTGGACGCGCTCGTCGCGTACCTCCGCACCAAGCAGTAG
- the ctaD gene encoding cytochrome c oxidase subunit I, which translates to MATSVLEQTHVAKRSTLVEWLTTVDHKKIGILYGASAFLFFLIGGIEALIIRAQLARPDATLVSPEFYNQLFTMHGTTMIFLGVMPLSAMFFNFFIPLLIGARDVAFPRLNAMSLWVFILGGLFMNFSFLMNAAPNGGWFGYAPLSSRQYSPGLNMDFWVIGLQILGIASLAAGVNFFTTILNMRARGMTLMRMPMFVWTTLITQILVLLSFPVITVALILLMVDRTFGASFFSVGGGGDPMLWQHLFWVFGHPEVYILILPAFGIISEILPVFSRKPLFGYSAMVFSSAFIAFLGFGVWSHHMFSTGMGPLADTFFSLATMLIAIPTGVKIFNWIGTLWGGSLQFKTPMLFALGFIAMFITGGLSGVMHSVAPADLQQTDTYFVVAHFHYVLFGGSIFALTAGAYYWWPKMFGTMLNETIGKWHFWLMLAGFNLTFFPMHFAGLLGMPRRIYTYPAGLGFELFNMMATVGAFLLAFSILVFMYNMWVTVRRNVPAPADPWGGATLEWTIPSPPQEWNFTVEPVVAERDPVWAMKRAAGVRTLPEPTLDSGKGIHLPGPSWWPLVVAVGILVFFIGFMVKHSYAFPFGPITIVGFLLTAVGIFKWAYEAPDANAPKH; encoded by the coding sequence ATGGCCACATCCGTTCTCGAGCAGACCCACGTCGCCAAGCGCAGCACGCTGGTCGAGTGGCTCACGACCGTCGACCACAAGAAGATCGGCATCCTCTACGGGGCGTCGGCGTTCCTCTTCTTCCTGATCGGCGGTATCGAAGCGCTGATCATCCGCGCCCAGCTGGCCCGGCCGGACGCGACGCTCGTCTCGCCGGAGTTCTACAACCAGCTGTTCACGATGCACGGCACCACGATGATCTTCCTCGGGGTGATGCCGCTCAGCGCGATGTTCTTCAACTTCTTCATCCCGCTGCTGATCGGCGCGCGGGACGTCGCCTTCCCGCGCCTCAACGCGATGTCGCTCTGGGTCTTCATCCTGGGCGGCCTCTTCATGAACTTCTCGTTCCTGATGAACGCGGCGCCGAACGGCGGCTGGTTCGGCTACGCGCCACTCTCGTCCCGGCAGTACTCGCCGGGATTGAACATGGACTTCTGGGTCATCGGCCTGCAGATCCTCGGCATCGCCTCGCTGGCGGCCGGCGTGAACTTCTTCACGACCATCCTGAACATGCGCGCGCGCGGCATGACGCTGATGCGGATGCCGATGTTCGTGTGGACGACGCTGATCACCCAGATCCTGGTGCTGCTGTCGTTCCCGGTGATCACGGTGGCGCTGATCCTGTTGATGGTCGACCGCACCTTCGGCGCCTCGTTCTTCTCGGTGGGCGGCGGCGGCGACCCGATGCTCTGGCAGCACCTCTTCTGGGTGTTCGGCCATCCCGAGGTCTACATCCTGATCCTGCCGGCGTTCGGCATCATCTCCGAGATCCTGCCGGTCTTCTCGCGCAAGCCGCTCTTCGGCTACAGCGCGATGGTCTTCTCGAGCGCGTTCATCGCCTTCCTCGGCTTCGGGGTGTGGTCGCACCACATGTTCTCCACCGGGATGGGGCCGCTCGCGGACACCTTCTTCTCGCTGGCGACGATGCTGATCGCGATCCCGACCGGCGTGAAGATCTTCAACTGGATCGGCACGCTCTGGGGCGGCTCGCTCCAGTTCAAGACGCCGATGCTGTTCGCCCTCGGCTTCATCGCGATGTTCATCACCGGCGGGCTGTCCGGCGTGATGCACTCGGTGGCGCCGGCCGACTTGCAGCAGACCGACACCTACTTCGTCGTGGCCCACTTCCACTACGTGCTCTTCGGCGGCTCGATCTTCGCGCTGACGGCCGGGGCGTACTACTGGTGGCCGAAGATGTTCGGCACGATGCTGAACGAGACGATCGGCAAGTGGCATTTCTGGCTGATGCTGGCCGGCTTCAACCTGACGTTCTTCCCGATGCACTTCGCCGGGCTCCTGGGGATGCCGCGCCGGATCTACACCTACCCGGCCGGGCTCGGCTTCGAGCTCTTCAACATGATGGCGACCGTCGGCGCGTTCCTGCTGGCGTTCTCGATCCTGGTCTTCATGTACAACATGTGGGTCACCGTTCGCCGCAACGTGCCGGCGCCGGCCGATCCGTGGGGCGGCGCCACCCTCGAGTGGACCATCCCGTCGCCGCCGCAGGAATGGAACTTCACGGTGGAGCCGGTGGTCGCCGAGCGCGACCCCGTCTGGGCGATGAAGCGCGCGGCTGGCGTGCGGACCTTGCCGGAGCCGACCCTCGACAGCGGCAAGGGGATCCACCTGCCGGGGCCGTCGTGGTGGCCGCTGGTGGTGGCCGTCGGCATCCTGGTCTTCTTCATCGGCTTCATGGTCAAGCACAGCTACGCGTTCCCGTTCGGGCCGATCACGATCGTCGGCTTCCTGCTCACCGCCGTCGGCATCTTCAAGTGGGCGTACGAAGCCCCTGATGCCAACGCCCCCAAGCACTGA
- a CDS encoding cytochrome c oxidase subunit 3 gives MSSATLAHDETHDAHEAHHTSFPIDNRKLAIWSFIGSECLFFATLISTFLIYKDNHPKGPGPKDIFEVGLVTGGTAVLLFSSFFVVMALNGAQEGNRKKMLGWLAATIGCGLFFMGMQVYEFSHFYHQGLGYTTNLFGTSFYTLTGFHGTHVAIGTLWLITVFKDAVKGNLPPAKALNLELAALYWHFVDVVWIIIFPVVYLMNMRG, from the coding sequence ATGAGCAGCGCGACGCTTGCCCACGACGAGACGCACGACGCCCATGAGGCGCACCACACGTCGTTTCCGATCGACAATCGGAAGCTGGCGATCTGGAGCTTCATCGGGTCGGAATGCCTCTTCTTCGCGACCCTGATCTCGACGTTCCTGATCTACAAGGACAACCACCCGAAGGGGCCGGGGCCGAAGGACATCTTCGAGGTGGGCCTGGTCACCGGCGGCACCGCGGTCCTCCTCTTCTCGTCGTTCTTCGTCGTGATGGCGCTGAACGGCGCGCAGGAAGGGAACCGGAAGAAGATGCTCGGCTGGCTGGCGGCCACGATCGGCTGCGGGCTCTTCTTCATGGGGATGCAGGTCTACGAGTTCTCGCACTTCTACCATCAGGGGCTGGGGTACACCACCAACCTCTTCGGCACCTCGTTCTACACGCTGACCGGCTTCCACGGCACCCACGTCGCGATCGGCACGTTGTGGCTGATCACGGTCTTCAAGGACGCGGTGAAGGGGAACCTCCCGCCGGCGAAGGCGCTCAACCTCGAGTTGGCCGCCCTCTACTGGCACTTCGTCGACGTCGTCTGGATCATCATCTTCCCGGTGGTCTACCTCATGAACATGCGGGGTTGA
- a CDS encoding cytochrome C oxidase subunit IV family protein, which translates to MASHATAAHDGHTPTSSAKYVQIAVVLFALTALEVLLFEVSDGHLKESMPGISAMVSPLFVEILLGLSALKFWFVAMFYMHLKQDTKVLQVVFGFSLVIAVVVIGAMIVLFGYNRGLWWFNTPW; encoded by the coding sequence ATGGCTTCCCACGCCACTGCAGCCCATGACGGGCACACGCCGACCAGCTCGGCCAAGTACGTCCAGATCGCCGTGGTCCTGTTCGCCCTGACCGCGCTCGAGGTGCTGTTGTTCGAGGTCTCGGACGGGCACCTCAAGGAGTCGATGCCGGGGATCTCCGCGATGGTCTCGCCGCTCTTCGTCGAGATCCTCCTTGGCCTCTCGGCGCTGAAGTTCTGGTTCGTCGCGATGTTCTACATGCACCTGAAGCAGGACACCAAGGTGCTCCAGGTGGTCTTCGGCTTCTCGCTGGTGATCGCCGTCGTGGTGATCGGGGCGATGATCGTGCTCTTCGGCTACAACCGCGGCCTCTGGTGGTTCAATACGCCGTGGTAA
- a CDS encoding PEP-CTERM sorting domain-containing protein, translated as MRLNSLYALAATAALVSPLSAQTIIKDNSSPVSVTSISDYTTEFDKIGGMKVSWTLSPSGGSSAIWGDISAASGIGGAWGIWTNNLKIWGDASTDTFGDNVWNFWGNGITSVTMEALLGNGVFDVLTCSNSPCSTENSASGKEFNWNGSGPSSRVTFSNPIAVSPNAYVGDLYGTLKIEFGSTSSCPAGYSSSNNQCKMRTGYSCSVGYGLFNTDQCKELIPTQCNSYGYNYHAASGKCKRQGRSDQNPTYDITSATSVYDYQPKGQYWIPATFGDGKCDGSKNPLVNQSGSGDNTKCLEQFSQDMDNLSIDQPGGPQDVVPEPATMTLLATGLVGMAAARRRKQAAK; from the coding sequence ATGCGCTTGAACTCTTTGTATGCCCTCGCGGCCACCGCGGCGTTGGTTTCGCCGTTGTCGGCCCAGACGATCATCAAGGACAATTCGTCGCCGGTGTCCGTGACGTCCATCTCGGACTACACGACCGAGTTCGACAAGATCGGCGGGATGAAGGTGTCGTGGACGCTCAGCCCGAGCGGCGGGTCGTCGGCGATCTGGGGCGATATCTCCGCTGCGTCCGGCATCGGCGGCGCCTGGGGCATCTGGACCAACAACCTCAAGATCTGGGGCGACGCCTCCACCGATACCTTCGGCGACAACGTCTGGAACTTCTGGGGCAACGGCATCACCTCGGTGACGATGGAAGCGCTCCTCGGCAACGGCGTCTTCGACGTGCTGACCTGCAGCAACTCGCCGTGCAGCACCGAGAACAGCGCCTCGGGGAAGGAGTTCAACTGGAACGGCAGCGGACCGTCGTCGCGGGTGACCTTCTCGAATCCGATCGCGGTCTCCCCGAACGCGTACGTCGGCGATCTCTACGGCACGCTGAAGATCGAGTTCGGTTCGACCTCGAGCTGTCCCGCCGGCTACTCGTCATCGAACAACCAGTGCAAGATGCGGACTGGCTATTCGTGCAGCGTTGGCTATGGACTCTTCAACACCGATCAGTGCAAGGAGCTCATCCCGACGCAGTGCAACAGCTATGGGTACAACTACCATGCGGCGAGCGGCAAGTGCAAGCGACAGGGTCGTTCGGACCAGAATCCGACCTATGACATCACCTCTGCCACCAGTGTGTACGACTACCAGCCCAAGGGCCAGTACTGGATCCCGGCGACCTTCGGCGATGGCAAGTGCGACGGGAGCAAGAATCCCCTCGTCAACCAGTCGGGCAGCGGCGACAACACCAAGTGTCTCGAGCAGTTCTCGCAGGACATGGACAACCTCAGCATTGATCAGCCGGGCGGCCCGCAGGATGTCGTGCCGGAGCCGGCCACGATGACGCTCCTCGCCACCGGCCTGGTCGGCATGGCGGCGGCCCGTCGTCGGAAGCAGGCCGCGAAGTAA
- a CDS encoding YkgJ family cysteine cluster protein → MIPSQYRALLPVLDQWFARGVAAAGPSVVPCRSGCTACCHGPFDISPADAALVAEGLAALPPETQAEVAERAAAQLSRYRELIEGWGPPWDVDGVDEVSFDALCESLRNLPCPALGPEGGCLIYAHRPATCRMTGLAILTRDDEVLENVCPIQGDFPVYATLPPVPFDLRRFEEMVEEFDLTAAEAGWVATTVAGVAGRM, encoded by the coding sequence ATGATCCCGTCCCAGTACCGCGCGCTCCTCCCCGTCCTCGATCAATGGTTTGCACGCGGCGTCGCCGCCGCAGGGCCCAGCGTGGTCCCCTGCCGCAGCGGCTGCACCGCTTGCTGCCATGGGCCCTTCGACATCTCGCCCGCCGATGCGGCGCTCGTGGCGGAAGGGCTCGCGGCGCTGCCGCCCGAAACTCAGGCAGAGGTCGCGGAGCGTGCCGCGGCGCAGCTGTCGAGGTACCGCGAGCTGATCGAGGGGTGGGGGCCGCCGTGGGACGTCGACGGAGTGGACGAGGTGTCGTTCGATGCCCTCTGTGAGTCGCTCCGCAACCTCCCCTGTCCCGCGCTCGGGCCGGAGGGCGGCTGCCTCATCTACGCGCACCGCCCCGCGACCTGCCGGATGACGGGCCTTGCGATCCTGACGCGTGACGACGAAGTGCTGGAGAACGTCTGTCCGATCCAGGGCGACTTTCCGGTGTACGCCACGCTGCCGCCCGTGCCATTCGACCTGCGCCGCTTCGAGGAGATGGTCGAGGAGTTCGACCTCACGGCCGCTGAGGCCGGGTGGGTCGCGACGACGGTGGCAGGGGTAGCGGGGCGGATGTAG
- a CDS encoding DUF423 domain-containing protein, translated as MTSRLAATLGAILAGVAVALGAFGAHALRSRLEPRDLEIFETAVRYQMYHGLALLAVAWLISRSAPGAGAAAWSFLVGVALFSGSLYVMVATGQRWLGAVTPLGGVAFLAGWLLLTRAASRS; from the coding sequence TTGACCTCCCGACTCGCGGCCACGCTCGGCGCCATCCTGGCCGGAGTGGCGGTGGCCCTCGGTGCCTTCGGGGCGCATGCGCTCCGATCGCGGCTCGAACCTCGCGACCTCGAGATCTTCGAGACGGCCGTCCGCTACCAGATGTATCACGGCCTCGCCCTTCTCGCGGTGGCGTGGCTGATCTCCCGATCGGCGCCCGGCGCCGGCGCGGCGGCGTGGAGCTTCCTGGTTGGGGTGGCGCTGTTCTCCGGGTCACTCTACGTGATGGTCGCCACCGGCCAGCGCTGGCTCGGCGCGGTCACGCCGCTCGGCGGCGTCGCCTTTCTGGCGGGCTGGCTTCTCCTCACCCGGGCCGCCTCGCGCAGCTAG